In one Lycium barbarum isolate Lr01 chromosome 7, ASM1917538v2, whole genome shotgun sequence genomic region, the following are encoded:
- the LOC132601660 gene encoding protein LURP-one-related 12-like: MEGKVAEVIEDALIVYKEEETNLTVLKTSLFFTGDGFAAYDCKGEMVFRVDTYNPDSRDQRPSLHQRWEGYLGELIEGQKPIFSVRRSSMMGSSTVTVEGYSNNAEEEYEIDGSFAERSCTFLNAEKESVAEIRRKVDANCDNVMLDKDVFSLSVKPGFDGAFAMGLVLVLDQILADDCVSDEDPIADDPLLDCCS; the protein is encoded by the exons ATGGAGGGTAAAGTTGCTGAAGTAATAGAGGATGCATTAATAGTGTACAAAGAAGAAGAGACTAATCTCACTGTTCTAAAGACATCTCTTTTCTTCACTGGCGATGGATTTGCTGCATATGACTGTAAAGGAGAAATGGTGTTCAGAGTGGACACATATAATCCGGACTCACGTGACCAG AGACCAAGTCTGCATCAAAGATGGGAAGGCTACTTAGGAGAACTAATAGAAGGACAAAAGCCAATATTCAGTGTTCGAAGATCCTCAATGATGGGAAGTTCAACTGTTACAGTAGAGGGTTACAGCAATAATGCTGAAGAAGAGTATGAGATAGACGGGTCATTTGCAGAGAGGAGTTGCACATTCTTAAACGCAGAGAAAGAATCTGTTGCTGAAATTCGACGTAAAGTTGATGCTAATTGTGATAATGTGATGCTTGACAAAGATGTTTTCTCTTTAAGTGTCAAGCCTGGTTTTGATGGTGCCTTTGCTATGGGATTGGTCCTTGTGCTTGATCAAATTCTTGCTGATGATTGTGTTAGTGATGAGGACCCCATTGCTGATGATCCCCTTCTTGATTGTTGTTCATAG